A region of the Geomonas subterranea genome:
CAGGATTATCAACCCGGGAAAGGCTGGATTGCGAACGCGCAAAACCCAGAACAGGTAATGGAGGAATTGATAATGGGTCAGATCGATAACGAGTTATTCAAGCGGCTGTCGGACGCGGTTGTGGATATGGACGAGGACGAGGCGGTCGCTGCCGCAAACGAGGTGGTCACACGCGGCATCGATGCCTACCAGGCCATCGAGAAGGGGCTTTCCGCCGGGATGGAGCGGGCCGGGCAGCTCTTCGACGAGGAGGAGTATTTCATCCCCGAACTCCTCATGTGCTCCGATGCCATGTACGCCGGGATGGATGTCCTCAAGCCGCACCTGCGCAGCGACGGCGCTGCCGAGAAGCACAAGGTGGTGATCGGCGTGGTGGAGGGAGACACCCACGACATCGGGAAGAACCTGGTGAAGATCATGCTGGAGACCTCCGGCTTCGACGTCACCGACCTCGGGCGCGACATCCCGCCGGCCCGTTTCGTGGAAACGGCGAAGGAGATCGGCGCCAACATCATCGCCCTCTCCACCCTGATGACCACCACCATGGACGGCATGGGCGCCGTGGTGCGTCAGCTTAGCGAGGAGGGGATCCGGGACCGCTTCAAGGTCATCGTCGGCGGCGGTCCCATCTCGCAGGGTTTCGCCGATCGGATCGGCGCGGACGGCTATGCGGTGAACGCCGCGGACGCGATCCGCCTGGCCAGGGCGCTGGTGGCCCCCGCGGAGGCGGCTGCCTGATGAGCCGCGACCAGATGACACCGCTTGATCGCCTGGCGGCCTACGGCGCAGGCGCACCTGTCGACCGGCTCCCCTGCGTCCCGATAGTTGGCAACACGGCGGCGCGGGTGATCGGCGTGAAGGTCGGGGACTTCCGTGGCAACGGTGCGTTGATCGCGCAGGCACAGGTAGCGGCCTACCAGCTCTTCGGCTACGACATCATCAGGATCTTCACCGACCTCTACACCCAGGCCGAGGCGATGGGGGCAAAGGTGAGCTACCCGGAGGACGAGACCGCTTTCCTCGCTGCCCCGGCCGTCACCGACCTTGCGGAAATAGAGCGCCTGAGGCCGGCCGATCCGAACCGGGACGGCAACCTGCCGCAGCACCTTGAGGCGATGCGCCGCGTAGTGGATCAAGTGGGGCACGAGGTGGCGGTGACCGGCGCGGTTACCTGCCCCTTCACCAACGCCTCCTTCCTGGTGGGAGCCGACAAGCTGGCCCGTCTCATGATGCGCTCGCCCGAGACGGTGCACCACCTGTGCGAAATCTCGCTGCAGACCAACATCGCCTATGCCGGCGCCATCATCGACGCTGGCTGCACGCCGAGCCTGACCGACGCCATGTCCTCGATGTCCGTGATCAGCCCGCGCCAGTTCAGGGAATTCTCTTTTCCCTACCTAAAGCGGCTCATCGACTACGTCCACGGGCGCGACAGGAAGGTCACGCTGCACATCTGCGGCAAGACCTCCGGCATCTGGGAGGCCATGGTCGAGGCAGGTGCCGACTGTCTCAGCATCGACAACGATGCCGACCTCAGCGAGGCGCGGTTCGCGGTCGGCGACCGGGTGCGTCTGATGGGAAACGTGCACCCCTCCGAGGTCATGCTGCAAGGAACGCCGGAGACAGTGCGCGCGGCGACGCTCGCCTGTCTTGCCCAAGCGAAGGATACCCCCAAGGGGTTCATCGTCGCCTCCGGCTGCAGTCTCCCCACCGAGACCCCCTTTGCCAACATCCACGCTATGCTGGACACGGTGCGCGAGGCGGGCTGGCCGGTAAAGATCTGACATCTGAACGTTTGCGTCCGCGGCTCCTCCCCCCGGAGGGGGAGGGGACACTAGGTAGGACGGCAATGAGGCCAGACCCGCCTCCGTCCACTCTCCCCTCGCCCTCCGGGGGCGGGGAAGACCGCAATGAGGCCAGGCCTTCCTCCGTCCACTCTCCCCTCGCCCTCCGGGAGAGGGGCGGGGGTGAGGGCGATGCAAACTGCGCCAAATCTCGCCGTCCAGGCAAAACGCTAATAGGAGTAACAGACCATGAGCCTCAGCCCAAAAGAGCGGCTGCTCGACACCCTCGCCAAAAAGAAGGTCGACCGCCCGCCGGTCGTCTGCACCGGCGGCATGATGAACGCCGCCATCGTCGACGTCATGAACCGCACCGGCCACACCCTCCCGGAAGGGCACTTCCGGTCCGACCTGATGGCCGAGCTTGCCACCGACGTCAACCACGACACCGGCTTCGAGAACTTCGGCATCCCGTTCTGCATGACGGTGGAGGCCGAGGTTCTCGGCAGCGAGATCGACTTCGGCACCCTTGCCTGCGAGCCCAAGATCGCGCGCGAGCCTTTCGC
Encoded here:
- a CDS encoding corrinoid protein, encoding MGQIDNELFKRLSDAVVDMDEDEAVAAANEVVTRGIDAYQAIEKGLSAGMERAGQLFDEEEYFIPELLMCSDAMYAGMDVLKPHLRSDGAAEKHKVVIGVVEGDTHDIGKNLVKIMLETSGFDVTDLGRDIPPARFVETAKEIGANIIALSTLMTTTMDGMGAVVRQLSEEGIRDRFKVIVGGGPISQGFADRIGADGYAVNAADAIRLARALVAPAEAAA
- a CDS encoding uroporphyrinogen decarboxylase family protein — encoded protein: MSRDQMTPLDRLAAYGAGAPVDRLPCVPIVGNTAARVIGVKVGDFRGNGALIAQAQVAAYQLFGYDIIRIFTDLYTQAEAMGAKVSYPEDETAFLAAPAVTDLAEIERLRPADPNRDGNLPQHLEAMRRVVDQVGHEVAVTGAVTCPFTNASFLVGADKLARLMMRSPETVHHLCEISLQTNIAYAGAIIDAGCTPSLTDAMSSMSVISPRQFREFSFPYLKRLIDYVHGRDRKVTLHICGKTSGIWEAMVEAGADCLSIDNDADLSEARFAVGDRVRLMGNVHPSEVMLQGTPETVRAATLACLAQAKDTPKGFIVASGCSLPTETPFANIHAMLDTVREAGWPVKI